One window from the genome of Amaranthus tricolor cultivar Red isolate AtriRed21 chromosome 9, ASM2621246v1, whole genome shotgun sequence encodes:
- the LOC130823148 gene encoding putative pentatricopeptide repeat-containing protein At5g08310, mitochondrial codes for MRHHYNLHNSLVSPLLAFTNYHPLPRLVQLIHNYIFIQPLNSPDAQSIENTPFVPAVIRNNSSKPYISNFSLDSKRVVEDLISIFTHRSFDPNNQELSQLGSKLTPEIVETVLKGIRNWRIAYKFFNWAKFQNGYVHNCYTYNAMASILSGARQNALMKALALDLIDNGRFISPGALGFFIRCLGKVRLVEEANVLFDHVREMGICIPNSYSYNCLLETIAKSSMSYLAEKRLNEMRNFGLIVDKYTMTPLLQIYCNAREFEKSLIVFNQMLEKGWVDSHVLSILVVSFSKGGEVDKAFELIEKMEDWNLTLNEKTFYVLIHGFVSDCNVDKALQLFDRMHRTGFSADIGVYDVLIRGLCKHKEPLRAMQLYSEMKNCGIFPDAGILTELISSVGEEVMAQLLEENGDCFDDELVKLLYNSVLNGLVRIGLIDRALDLVKMMMEEKHQCGSRLEKFFKLKGINCLDSSSFSIIINVLCQNSRLDEALQLFGSMDKFCCQKDTLLYNNLLDALSKADRILDSLHLLGEMKQSGIKLTHFTYNSIYGYFCKKGDVVGATTIVKEMCLRQHEPWIKNSTTLVKQLCTRGRAVEACNFLANMVEAGLVPHLIPYSAAIDGLFKLQEVDRALELFRDIYSRGYRPDVVAYNILIDGLCKANRMSEAENMLKEMQAQGLVPSTVTYNSIIDGWCKNGNVDQAIVWYSNMDEVNREPNVITYTTLIDGLCNAERPNDALMLWNQMEVKACPPNKIAFMALISGLSKNGLPDRAQSYLQEMEKREMSADIFVHIGLLDSFLLNKNPVMAMDLLKKIVEKNMFPNPVDKNYAIVRNAVLKLRVEPLTASCVNTLLAEGSIPVS; via the coding sequence ATGCGACACCATTACAATCTGCACAACTCTCTTGTTTCACCATTACTAGCATTCACCAATTATCACCCACTTCCAAGATTAGTTCAGCTCATACACAACTATATATTTATTCAACCCTTAAACTCTCCTGATGCTCAATCAATCGAAAACACCCCATTTGTCCCAGCAGTCATCAGAAATAACAGCTCAAAACCCTACatatcaaatttctctcttgaTAGCAAAAGGGTGGTTGAAGATTTGATTTCTATTTTCACTCACAGAAGTTTTGATCCCAACAACCAAGAACTGAGTCAGCTCGGTTCTAAACTCACCCCTGAGATTGTTGAAACCGTGTTAAAGGGGATCAGAAATTGGAGAATTGCttacaaattttttaattgggCAAAATTTCAAAATGGATATGTGCACAATTGCTATACTTACAATGCTATGGCATCAATCCTATCAGGTGCTCGACAAAATGCCCTAATGAAAGCTTTGGCTTTAGACTTGATTGATAATGGACGTTTTATAAGTCCTGGTGCATTGGGTTTTTTTATTAGGTGTTTGGGTAAAGTAAGATTAGTGGAAGAAGCTAATGTGTTATTTGATCATGTTAGGGAGATGGGTATCTGTATTCCTAATAGTTATAGCTATAATTGTTTGTTAGAGACTATAGCAAAGTCGAGTATGAGCTATTTAGCTGAGAAGAGGTTGAATGAAATGCGCAATTTTGGGTTGATTGTTGATAAGTACACTATGACTCCTCTACTGCAGATTTACTGCAATGCTAGAGAGTTTGAGAAGAGTTTGATTGTTTTCAATCAAATGCTTGAAAAGGGTTGGGTTGACTCCCATGTTCTGTCGATTTTAGTTGTGTCTTTCAGTAAGGGGGGAGAAGTGGATAAGGCTTTTGAGTTGATTGAAAAGATGGAAGATTGGAACTTGACATTGAATGAAAAGACATTTTATGTACTAATACATGGGTTTGTATCTGATTGTAATGTTGATAAGGCCCTTCAGCTATTTGACAGAATGCACAGAACCGGATTTTCTGCTGACATTGGCGTCTACGATGTACTGATTAGAGGTCTTTGCAAACATAAAGAGCCTCTTAGAGCTATGCAATTGTACTCAGAAATGAAAAATTGTGGGATATTTCCTGATGCTGGTATACTCACGGAGCTTATATCATCTGTCGGAGAAGAGGTAATGGCACAATTACTTGAGGAAAACGGAGATTGTTTTGATGATGAGTTAGTGAAATTGCTTTACAATTCTGTTTTGAATGGTCTTGTTCGCATTGGTCTCATTGATAGAGCCCTTGACCTGGTGAAAATGATGATGGAGGAAAAACATCAATGTGGTAGCAGGTTAGAAAAGTTTTTCAAGCTTAAAGGAATTAATTGCTTGGATTCATCTTCTTTCAGTATTATAATAAATGTTTTATGCCAAAATAGTAGATTGGATGAAGCATTACAGCTCTTTGGGTCAATGGATAAATTTTGTTGTCAAAAGGATACATTACTTTATAACAATCTTCTTGATGCTTTAAGCAAGGCTGACAGAATACTTGACAGTCTTCACCTGTTGGGAGAGATGAAACAGTCTGGGATCAAGCTAACCCATTTCACCTATAACTCTATATATGGATACTTCTGTAAAAAGGGGGATGTTGTAGGAGCTACTACTATAGTAAAAGAGATGTGTCTAAGACAGCATGAACCGTGGATAAAGAATTCTACCACTCTTGTCAAACAGCTATGCACTCGTGGAAGAGCAGTGGAAGCGTGTAATTTTCTTGCTAATATGGTTGAAGCAGGTCTTGTTCCGCATTTGATTCCGTATTCTGCTGCTATCGATGGGCTTTTCAAACTTCAAGAAGTTGACCGGGCTCTGGAGCTGTTTCGTGATATATATTCCCGCGGTTACAGACCTGATGTTGTTGCTTATAACATTTTGATTGATGGTCTTTGTAAAGCTAACAGAATGTCTGAGGCGGAGAACATGTTGAAAGAAATGCAGGCACAGGGGCTTGTCCCTTCAACAGTAACCTATAATTCTATCATTGATGGGTGGTGTAAGAATGGTAATGTAGATCAAGCTATTGTTTGGTATTCAAATATGGATGAGGTAAACAGGGAGCCTAATGTCATAACATATACAACGCTAATAGATGGGCTATGTAATGCTGAGCGACCCAATGATGCGCTTATGCTGTGGAATCAAATGGAGGTTAAAGCTTGTCCACCCAACAAAATTGCTTTCATGGCCTTGATCAGTGGTCTGTCCAAGAATGGCTTGCCAGATAGGGCACAATCTTATCTCCAAGAGATGGAGAAAAGGGAAATGAGTGCT